The following proteins come from a genomic window of Flavobacterium eburneipallidum:
- a CDS encoding MFS transporter, with product MTFSKPKLNFWQIINMNVGFFGIQYSFGLQQSAVNPIYDFLHASPDQIPILNLAGPLTGLLIQPIIGAMSDKTWHPKWGRRKPYFFIGAIICSIALFLFPFSSSLWMAAGLLWILDVGNNTAMEPYRAFIADTLNEEQQPIGFQAQSFFTGFGQFLSYISLFLFPIVFVGYTGELPNWIYASFFLGAVLSVTSIWWSMKKTEEIPPTPEEIERIKSEPLNVFSPFIDIYKAVLEMPKVMWQLFLVYLFQWYALMCFWQNNSKSIALSVWNVTPTNKEGYEKAVEWMGLIGAFGFIVTFSIAFYLAKLAKKHSPKMVHFVCLLFGAISFLFFPMIQNQYLFFAVIIGYGIAWASMMGIPYLMVVTNIPKERYGVYMGIINMMIVIPMIIQNLSFGFILKYFLNNDPRLAITFAGALLLLGATSTLLIKAKNTKTAL from the coding sequence ATGACCTTCTCGAAACCTAAACTTAATTTTTGGCAAATTATCAATATGAATGTCGGTTTTTTTGGCATTCAATATAGTTTTGGTTTGCAACAAAGTGCAGTCAATCCTATTTATGATTTTCTACACGCCAGTCCAGATCAAATTCCGATATTAAATTTAGCAGGTCCATTGACTGGATTATTAATTCAGCCAATAATTGGAGCTATGAGTGACAAAACTTGGCATCCAAAATGGGGACGCAGAAAGCCTTATTTTTTCATAGGTGCAATTATTTGCAGTATTGCTTTGTTTCTTTTTCCGTTTAGTAGTTCGTTATGGATGGCTGCTGGTTTGCTTTGGATATTAGACGTGGGCAACAATACTGCTATGGAACCGTATCGTGCCTTTATAGCCGACACACTCAATGAAGAGCAGCAACCCATAGGTTTTCAGGCGCAAAGTTTTTTCACTGGTTTTGGTCAATTTTTGTCCTATATTTCACTTTTTCTTTTTCCAATAGTATTTGTGGGATATACTGGTGAACTACCCAATTGGATTTATGCCTCGTTTTTTCTGGGAGCAGTATTATCGGTAACATCCATTTGGTGGAGCATGAAAAAAACAGAAGAAATTCCACCTACACCAGAAGAAATAGAAAGAATAAAATCAGAACCTTTAAATGTATTCTCGCCTTTTATTGACATTTACAAAGCCGTTTTAGAAATGCCAAAAGTAATGTGGCAACTCTTTTTAGTCTATTTATTTCAATGGTATGCTTTAATGTGTTTTTGGCAAAATAATTCTAAAAGTATTGCTTTATCGGTTTGGAATGTTACCCCAACTAATAAAGAAGGCTACGAAAAAGCAGTAGAATGGATGGGTTTGATTGGGGCATTTGGTTTCATCGTTACCTTTTCGATTGCTTTTTATCTGGCCAAATTAGCCAAAAAACACAGTCCTAAAATGGTTCATTTTGTTTGCCTTTTATTTGGTGCCATTTCCTTTCTATTTTTTCCAATGATACAAAATCAGTATTTATTCTTTGCTGTAATTATTGGTTACGGAATTGCTTGGGCGAGCATGATGGGAATTCCATATTTAATGGTTGTTACCAACATTCCCAAGGAACGTTACGGAGTTTATATGGGCATTATCAATATGATGATTGTGATTCCAATGATTATTCAAAACTTATCTTTTGGATTTATATTAAAATATTTTTTGAATAATGACCCCCGTTTAGCCATCACTTTTGCAGGAGCATTATTACTGCTTGGCGCAACGAGTACCTTATTAATTAAAGCAAAAAACACTAAAACAGCCTTATGA